From a region of the Tursiops truncatus isolate mTurTru1 chromosome 2, mTurTru1.mat.Y, whole genome shotgun sequence genome:
- the DIS3L gene encoding DIS3-like exonuclease 1 isoform X3: protein MSSCAASKRPENYLDNFWPDLKATHELCESILQSRRERENESQESHGKEYPEHLPLEVLEAGIKSGRYIQGTLNVNKHRAQIEAFVRLQGASSKDSGLVSDILIHGTKARNRSIHGDVVVVELLPKNEWKGRTTALGENDGESPSEPMPTGRVVGILQKNWRDYVVTFPSKEEVQSQGKNARKILVTPWDYRIPKIRISTQQAEALQDFRVVVRIDSWESTSMYPSGHFVRVLGRIGDLEGEIATILVENSISVVPFSEAQMCEMPVNTAENPWKVSSEEERERKDLRKTHLVFSIDPRGCEDVDDTLSVRALDNGNLELGVHIADVTHFVTSHSYIDIEARTRATTYYLADRRYDMLPSILSADVCSLLGGVDRYAVSIMWELDKTSYDIKKVWYGRTIIRSAYKLFYEAAQELLDGNIDIVDDIPEFRDMDEKSRQAKLEELLWAIGKLTDIARHIRAKRDRCGALGLEGVEVRIQLDEKKNIHDLIPKQPLEVHETVAECMILANHWVAKKIYESFPRQALLRRHPPPHQEFFSELRECAKAKGFFIDTRSNKALADSLDNANDPNDPIVNWLLRSMATQAMSNALYFSTGSCAEEEFHHYGLALDKYTHFTSPIRRYSDIIVHRLLMAAISKDKKMEIKENLFSNKDLEELCRHINNRNRAAQHSQKQSTELFQCMYFKDKDPETEERCIADGVIYSIRTNGVLVFIPRFGIKGAAYLKNKDGLVISCSPDGHSEWKPGSLQRFQNKITSTTTGGESVTFHLFDHVTVRISVQASRCHSDTIRLEIISNKPYMMPDTELFQQSSLLLKSDLVKEVTRSMEEAQLAQEVKVNVIEKDYQKYCQTKGRSLYTLLEEIRDLALLDVSNSYGI from the exons ggaACTCTGAACGTCAACAAACACAGAGCACAAATAGAAGCTTTTGTTCGACTTCAAGGAGCCAGCAGTAAAGATTCAG GTCTAGTCAGTGACATCCTAATCCACGGGACGAAGGCTCGAAACCGCTCTATTCACGGGGACGTGGTAGTTGTCGAACTGCTCCctaaaaatgaatggaaaggaagaacCACCGCCCTGGGTGAGAATGACGGCGAGTCCCCGAGTGAGCCCATGCCCACAG GCAGAGTGGTGGGTATCCTTCAGAAGAACTGGCGGGATTATGTGGTGACATTTCCATCCAAAGAAGAGGTCCAATCACAGGGCAAAAATGCTCGGAAAATCCTAGTTACACCTTGGGATTACAGAATTCCCAAAATCCGAATTAGCACTCAGCAAGCAGAAGCCCTCCAG GACTTCCGGGTGGTTGTGCGCATTGATTCCTGGGAGTCGACATCCATGTATCCAAGTGGACATTTTGTGCGTGTTTTAGGAAGAATCGGAGACCTGGAAGGGGAAATTGCAACCATCTTGGTGGAGAACAGCATTTCAGTTGTCCCCTTCTCAGAAGCTCAG ATGTGTGAGATGCCAGTAAACACAGCCGAAAATCCCTGGAAGGTGAGTTCCGAAGAGGAACGAGAACGTAAAGACCTTAGGAAAACCCATCTGGTATTCAGCATTGACCCCAGAGGTTGTGAAGATGTGGACGACACCCTCTCAGTCAGAGCCTTGGATAACGGCAACCTAGAGCTCGGGGTCCACATCGCAGACGTGACGCACTTTGTGACATCGCATTCTTATATTGATATTGAAGCTAGAACAAG GGCCACCACTTATTACTTAGCGGACCGTCGCTATGACATGCTGCCCTCCATCCTCAGCGCTGATGTGTGCTCCCTCCTGGGAGGCGTTGATAG GTATGCTGTAAGCATCATGTGGGAATTGGATAAAACCTCCTATGACATTAAGAAAGTATGGTATGGCAGAACCATTATTCGATCAGCATACAAACTATTTTATGAAGCAGCCCAAGAATTACTGGACGGAAACATCGACATTGTTGATGATATTCCAGAATTCAGGGACATGGATGAGAAGAGCCGACAAGCCAAGCTAGAGGAGTTACTGTGGGCAATCGGAAAGTTGACGGACATAGCCCGCCACATCCGAGCCAAACGAGACCGATGCGGAGCCCTGGGGCTGGAAGGGGTAGAGGTTCGCATCCAGCTCGATGAGAAGAAGAACATTCACGACCTCATCCCCAAGCAGCCCCTGGAAGTCCATGAGACGGTGGCTGAATGCATGATCCTGGCCAACCACTGGGTAGCCAAGAAGATCTACGAGAGCTTCCCTCGCCAGGCCTTGCTGCGCCGGCACCCTCCTCCACACCAGGAGTTTTTTTCTGAACTCCGAGAGTGTGCTAAAGCAAAGGGCTTCTTCATAGATACACG GTCCAATAAAGCACTGGCTGATTCTCTGGATAATGCAAATGACCCCAACGATCCCATTGTCAACTGGTTGCTTCGATCAATGGCTACACAAGCCATGTCCAACGCACTGTATTTCTCCACTGGATCATGTGCCGAGGAAGAGTTCCATCACTATG GTCTAGCATTAGATAAATATACTCACTTTACCTCTCCGATAAGAAGATACTCAGATATTATAGTACACCGACTGTTAATGGCAGCCATttcaaaagataagaaaatggaaattaaggaAAATTTGTTCAGCAACAAAGATCTGGAGGAATTATGCAGACATATCAACAACAGAAACCGA GCAGCACAGCATTCTCAGAAGCAGTCTACAGAGCTCTTCCAGTGCAtgtattttaaagacaaagaccCAGAAACTGAGGAGCGTTGCATAGCTGATGGGGTTATTTATTCAATTAGGACAAACGGTGTGCTTGTGTTTATACCAAG GTTTGGGATTAAAGGTGCTgcttatctaaaaaataaagatggtttGGTGATCTCATGCAGCccagatggccattctgaatggaaACCAGGATCCCTGCAACGATTTCAAAACAAAATCACCTCTACCACGACAGGAGGGGAATCTGTTACGTTCCATTTGTTTGACCACGTAACA GTGAGAATATCTGTACAGGCCTCACGTTGCCATTCTGATACAATAAGGCTTGAAATAATAAGCAACAAACCATACATGATGCCAGATACAGAACTTTTTCAGCAGAGTTCCCTCTTGCTAAAGAGTGATTTAGTGAAAGAAGTAACTAGATCAATGGAGGAAGCTCAGCTTGCTCAAGAAGTCAAAGTAAATGTCATTGAGAAAGATTATCAAAAATATTGCCAGACAAAGGGAAGAAGCCTGTACACACTTCTAGAGGAAATAAGAGACCTGGCTCTCCTGGATGTTTCCAACAGTTATGGAATATGA